Proteins encoded together in one Mycobacterium simiae window:
- a CDS encoding enoyl-CoA hydratase/isomerase family protein, with amino-acid sequence MPEFDYEKLKKEAEQFIKFEKDKKNRIAYITFDRPDAQNATSLGMRQNYADLIHKCNVDDDVKVVVIRGEGQDFGSGGDLPEQRPMLENPGLPLHHELAINDDDVKYPPGGSYRYLSTVTDFYAKARAGNRPLQELRKISIVEAKGYCYGWHFYQAGDADLVISSEDALFGHPAFRYVGWGPRLWWWAETMGLRKFSEMLFTGRPFSAKEMYDCGFVNSVVPRDQLEKETEKYALACSRSRPTDTVAVQKTFLELYKQHKGEYFGSLLTGMVEGMLPMIQNDAEEVDLTEGTFNTGLNNVVKDNDMNFPPEWRLSRSGRAKP; translated from the coding sequence ATGCCTGAATTCGATTACGAAAAGTTGAAGAAAGAAGCCGAGCAATTCATCAAGTTCGAGAAGGACAAGAAGAATCGGATTGCCTACATCACGTTCGATCGGCCCGACGCCCAGAACGCCACCAGCTTGGGTATGCGGCAGAACTATGCCGACCTAATCCACAAATGCAATGTCGACGACGACGTCAAGGTTGTCGTGATCCGTGGTGAGGGCCAAGACTTCGGGAGCGGTGGCGACCTGCCCGAGCAGCGCCCGATGCTCGAAAATCCCGGGCTCCCATTGCATCACGAGCTTGCAATCAATGACGATGACGTCAAGTACCCGCCGGGCGGGTCGTACCGGTATCTGTCCACCGTGACCGACTTTTATGCCAAGGCCCGCGCCGGGAACCGGCCGCTGCAAGAGCTACGGAAGATCAGCATCGTCGAGGCCAAGGGCTACTGCTACGGCTGGCACTTTTACCAGGCCGGCGACGCCGACCTGGTCATCTCCTCCGAGGACGCCCTGTTCGGTCATCCGGCTTTCCGCTATGTGGGCTGGGGGCCCAGACTCTGGTGGTGGGCCGAGACCATGGGTCTGCGGAAATTCTCCGAAATGCTGTTCACCGGGCGGCCGTTCAGCGCGAAGGAGATGTACGACTGCGGTTTCGTCAACAGTGTGGTGCCCCGTGATCAGCTGGAGAAGGAAACCGAGAAATACGCACTGGCCTGCTCGCGATCCCGTCCGACCGACACGGTCGCGGTGCAGAAGACCTTCCTGGAGCTCTACAAGCAGCACAAGGGCGAGTACTTCGGCAGCCTGCTCACCGGGATGGTCGAGGGCATGTTGCCGATGATCCAAAACGACGCCGAAGAAGTGGACCTCACCGAGGGCACCTTCAACACGGGCCTCAACAACGTGGTCAAGGACAACGACATGAACTTCCCACCGGAGTGGCGGCTGAGCCGCTCCGGCCGCGCGAAGCCCTGA
- a CDS encoding cytochrome P450: MTTSTESNVRFDPYDVELIADPYPMFKRLRDEAPLYYNAEYDFYALSRYADVNKGIIDHGTYSSARGVIMELIKADLEIPSGLLIFEDPPIHDVHRKLLSRMFTPRKIAALEPMIREFCAQALDPLIGSGRFDFVTDLGAIMPMKVISALLGIPESDQEYIRDQGNAQLRTEPGKPMSAAEHGLSLGEQFEAYIDWRAENPSDDIMTELLNVEFVDETGTTRRLRREEILVYLNVVAGAGNETTTRLIGWAGKVLAEHPDQRRELVENPALIPQAIEELLRFEPPAPHMARHVTRDVSLYEQTVPKGSVMLMLIGAACRDERQFGPDAGEFDIHRAARPHLTFSVGAHFCLGSALARLEGRVALEEILKRFPEWELDLANATLSPTSSVRGWETLPTVVP; the protein is encoded by the coding sequence GTGACGACGAGCACCGAGAGCAACGTCCGTTTCGACCCGTACGATGTCGAGCTGATCGCCGACCCTTATCCGATGTTCAAACGGTTGCGAGACGAGGCGCCGCTGTACTACAACGCGGAATACGACTTTTACGCGCTCAGCCGATACGCCGATGTAAACAAGGGCATCATCGACCACGGCACGTACAGCTCCGCCCGCGGCGTGATCATGGAACTAATCAAGGCCGATCTGGAGATTCCGTCGGGCCTGCTGATCTTCGAAGACCCACCGATCCACGATGTGCACCGCAAGCTGTTGTCGCGGATGTTCACCCCACGCAAGATCGCCGCTCTGGAGCCGATGATCCGCGAATTCTGCGCGCAGGCACTGGATCCACTGATCGGGTCCGGACGGTTCGACTTCGTGACAGATCTGGGCGCGATCATGCCGATGAAGGTCATCAGCGCGCTGCTCGGCATTCCTGAATCCGACCAGGAGTACATCCGCGATCAGGGCAACGCCCAACTGCGCACCGAGCCCGGCAAGCCGATGAGTGCGGCCGAGCACGGCTTGTCACTCGGTGAACAGTTCGAGGCCTACATCGACTGGCGTGCCGAGAACCCGTCCGACGACATCATGACCGAACTGCTCAACGTCGAGTTCGTCGACGAGACCGGGACCACGCGGCGGCTGCGGCGCGAGGAAATCTTGGTGTACCTGAACGTGGTGGCGGGAGCCGGCAACGAAACAACGACGCGGCTGATCGGTTGGGCGGGCAAGGTCCTCGCGGAGCACCCCGACCAGCGTCGTGAACTGGTCGAGAATCCCGCGTTGATCCCGCAGGCCATCGAGGAGCTACTGCGCTTCGAGCCGCCCGCACCGCACATGGCGCGCCATGTCACTCGTGATGTGTCCCTTTATGAGCAGACGGTGCCGAAGGGCAGCGTGATGCTGATGCTGATCGGGGCAGCGTGCCGCGACGAGCGGCAGTTTGGTCCGGACGCGGGCGAATTCGACATTCATCGTGCCGCGCGGCCGCATCTAACGTTCAGCGTCGGCGCCCACTTCTGCCTCGGCTCGGCGCTGGCGCGGTTGGAAGGCCGCGTCGCGCTGGAGGAAATTCTCAAACGCTTCCCGGAATGGGAGCTCGACCTGGCCAATGCCACGCTCAGCCCGACGTCGTCGGTGCGGGGCTGGGAAACGTTGCCGACCGTGGTGCCGTGA
- a CDS encoding mycofactocin-coupled SDR family oxidoreductase, protein MTGRVAGKVAFVSGAARGQGRSHAVRLAQEGADIIALDVCGPIENLAYPHSTPEDLAETAEQVKQLDRRIVTAQVDVRDYDRLKTALDSGVAELGRLDIIVANAGVGTDGRKLHKIREDVWQDMIDINLTGVWHTVKAGVPHILSGGPGGSIVLTSSVGGRKAYQNTGHYVAAKHGVIGLMRAFAVELGQHMIRVNAVLPTQVSTTMVMNDNTYRLFRPDLADPGPDDFAPISQMMHTLPIPWVDPIDISNAVLFFASDESRYVTGVSLPVDAGSLLK, encoded by the coding sequence ATGACGGGCCGGGTGGCAGGCAAGGTCGCCTTCGTCAGCGGCGCCGCCCGCGGGCAAGGCCGCAGTCACGCGGTGCGCCTCGCGCAGGAAGGCGCCGACATCATCGCGCTCGACGTGTGCGGACCGATCGAGAACCTGGCCTACCCGCATTCCACTCCGGAGGATCTCGCCGAGACCGCCGAGCAGGTCAAGCAGCTCGACCGGCGCATCGTGACCGCGCAGGTGGACGTGCGCGACTACGACCGGCTCAAGACCGCGCTGGACAGCGGGGTAGCCGAACTGGGCCGCCTGGACATCATCGTCGCCAACGCCGGCGTGGGCACCGACGGCCGCAAGTTGCACAAGATCCGCGAGGACGTCTGGCAGGACATGATCGACATCAACCTGACCGGCGTCTGGCACACCGTCAAAGCGGGTGTGCCGCATATCCTTTCCGGTGGTCCTGGTGGGTCGATCGTGCTCACCAGCTCCGTCGGTGGGCGCAAGGCCTACCAGAACACCGGGCATTACGTGGCCGCGAAACACGGCGTCATCGGACTGATGCGGGCCTTCGCCGTCGAATTGGGGCAGCACATGATCCGCGTCAATGCCGTGCTGCCCACCCAGGTCAGCACCACGATGGTGATGAACGACAACACCTACCGGCTCTTTCGACCCGACCTGGCCGATCCGGGGCCCGACGACTTCGCGCCGATCTCGCAGATGATGCACACCCTGCCGATCCCGTGGGTGGACCCCATCGACATCAGCAACGCTGTCCTGTTCTTCGCCTCTGACGAATCGCGTTATGTCACTGGCGTTTCGCTTCCCGTTGACGCGGGCAGCTTGCTCAAATGA
- a CDS encoding TetR/AcrR family transcriptional regulator → MAQHSSASVKRRKPNPGERRRDLCDAAIELLAADGAKGLSHLKVDRKAAVPDGTTSFYFRTRSALLRAVAERLAELDLERLQSIADDAGRQRDNPTPSLLSQVVIQAGTEPQLSWTKARYELTMQAARDPAMAAILQRATDAFTTLHREILVQLMPHGAELESAVVEDLSNVTLTFINGLLLRAAHGDRVVDSPEQLDAILSAIASGVLKSPQQGRLTRPGDGRSTGGRRAAASG, encoded by the coding sequence ATGGCTCAACACTCGTCCGCGTCGGTGAAACGGCGAAAGCCGAATCCCGGGGAGCGCCGCCGCGATCTCTGCGATGCTGCGATCGAACTGTTGGCGGCCGACGGGGCCAAGGGGCTGAGCCATCTGAAGGTGGACCGCAAGGCCGCCGTCCCCGACGGCACCACGTCCTTCTACTTTCGAACCCGATCCGCACTGCTGCGCGCCGTCGCAGAGCGTCTCGCCGAACTCGACCTGGAACGGCTGCAATCCATCGCCGACGACGCCGGCCGCCAGCGCGACAACCCGACGCCGTCGCTGCTGTCGCAGGTGGTGATCCAGGCCGGCACCGAACCGCAGCTGTCCTGGACCAAGGCCCGCTACGAGCTGACGATGCAAGCCGCGCGTGATCCCGCGATGGCCGCGATTCTGCAACGGGCCACGGACGCCTTCACCACGCTGCACCGCGAGATTCTGGTGCAGCTGATGCCGCACGGCGCCGAATTGGAGTCGGCCGTGGTCGAGGATCTGAGCAACGTCACCCTCACCTTCATCAACGGTCTGCTGCTGCGGGCCGCGCACGGCGACCGAGTGGTCGACAGCCCGGAGCAACTCGATGCGATCCTGTCGGCCATCGCGAGCGGCGTCTTAAAGAGCCCACAGCAGGGCCGGCTGACCCGGCCCGGCGACGGACGATCGACGGGTGGCCGCCGGGCCGCGGCATCGGGCTGA